A segment of the Brevibacterium zhoupengii genome:
TGCCGCGCAGATTCGAGCCAGTGGTCCGGTCCCCATAGGTCCAGAGCCTGTTACCCATCCATACGACGGCCATCGAGATGATGGTGGAGACGATCTTGGCCTTGATCGGGCTGCCCTCGAGCAGCGGGGGGATCGACCCCAGGCCGTATGCGAGGACATTGGACAGGCCCACGTCGACGATGTATCCCAAACCACCGACAGTGAGGAACTTGAACGCTTCCGCCGCGAGGCGCCGCACACGGGCCGACAATGACTCTTTCATTACAGTCACCGAGTCTAATCGGCCAGGTTTCGGACTCGCTGAATGCCCGCGATCGCGGCGTGCCCGGGGATCACGGGGTCTCCCCCGGCGCCGAGGTGGTGGTGCGCTCCCCCGGTTCCGGAGCATCCGCGGCCGTCGCGGCTCGCTGGGCTGTCTGGGCTCGTCGGTTCCGCCACATCGCCAGGACGAACAGCAGCGCGGTGGTCACGGCCAGCGCCGGCCAGAACGTGTACCGGAAATGGTTCGACGGGACGATCGGGAAGTATCCGAACACATAGAACAGCGCCGAGGTGGACAGCATCGTGATCTCGGGCAAGAAGGTCCGTGTCCCGGCAGTCTTCACCGCCCTCGCACCCACCGACGTCGTCTCTCGAGTTCTGGCGCGATAGGCGAAGACCAGGAGGAGACCTGCGAGAAGAGTCCAGAACCAGGGCTTGAACAGCATCGGGAAGGTGTCGAGTGCGAAGTCCTCCACATAGGGCTTGACGATGTAGTCGGCCTTGGCATCACCCTGCTCGATGCCGACATCCGCCGCGGCCCCGTGCCACTCGGCCGGCCAGTACTCCACGACAGAGGAGAAGAAGTAGAAGGAGAAGACTGCCGCCCGGTACTTGGCATAACGGAGGGGGTGGGTGATCACCTCGGTCACCCACAGGTCCTTCAGCTCCTCCTGGTGGGCGATCGGCGAGAACGGTTCTCCAGTCTCACCCTTGCCGTAGCAGTTCCAGTAGGCGTCCCAGATCTCGCCCTTCTCCAGGCATTTGTCGCGGGCCGTGCTGATCTTGTCCTTCAGCTCGGCAGGAGCGTCCGATGCCTGGAGATCGCCGTTGGGCACGGAGAACATGACGTCGTCAAGGAAGATCTGCGAGATCTGACCGGTGGCCTCCACGTCCTCCTGCGACGCGATGGCCGCATCCGTGGCCTTGAGGCCTGCGCCCAAGACGACGAGGACCAACAGCGAGGCCACCGCCGTCGCAATCCCTCGCCGGGCAGCGAACCGGGCACCAGCCCCTCCCCCGAACTTGGCAAAGCGTCGACTGCTGCGCAGCCGCTTGACCAGGAGGTATCCGATGTAGACCGCTATCGGGACGATGGCGAAGATGGCGTTCTTCCTCAGTCCGAACGCATACACGAGCAGCACCAGAGCCGGGATCCAGAGCAGCCAGGTCTTCGGGACGAAACGAGTGATGATGAGGAGGACGACGGCCAGCAGTATGGCCACGGCCATCTGCGTGTCCTTCCACATCGTCGTCATCTGCGACACCACCCACGGGGTGGCCATGATCGCCGGCCCAAGCAGCGACGCCCACCGTGGTGCGCCCCACCTGTGTACGATCACGCCGAGTGCCCAGCAGGCGAGGGCGAGGATCACGACCTGCAGGACGAACAGGCTTCCGGCTGCACCAGTGATGCTGATGAGAACACGCCACACGGCACTCATCACCGGCGGGTGCCAGTCGGAGAACGGAATGTCGCCGGTGGCTTGGGCATACTGATTGCCGATGTCGACATTGGCGCGCCCCGGGAAGAAGAGCGCGGTGAAGACCACTGCTGGCACAAGTGTCAGCAGGGCGAGGAAGGCGTCCCAGGCGATGGCTGAGGCGAAGAAGCTTCGCAGCTTCGTTGGTTTCGGTGCCGTCATGAGGCGAGCGGGGTCCTCGCAGCAGACGACTGGCGAACAGTCTGACGCGGCAGGTCAAGTTCCGAGGCGCCGGCTTCCGGCACGCTGACCGCCGGTAACCCCAGGTAGGCCAACCGCGAGGTCTCACGTCTGGCACGGCGCAGACCGTCCAAGGTCAGACCCACGCTGCCGAGCAGGAAGGCCAAGCCCATCAAAGCGGTGGCGAGGATGGCCGTCGGGAACCTGGGCACCAGCCCGGTCTGCCAGAACTCCCACACCACGGGCAGCCCGAACAGCAGTGAGGCGAGCGCAAGAATGGTGGTGATGACACCGTAGAACAGCCTCGGCCGTTCATGCCTGACCAGGGCGGAGATGAGCCCGAGGATGCGGAACCCGTCCTTGAACGTCGAGAGCTTGGACTCGCTGCCGTCGGGACGGTCGCGGAAATCGATGGGCACCTCGGTGCTGGGCAGGCGCAGCGACATCATGTGCACGGTCAACTCGGTCTCGATCTCGAAGCGTTTGCTGATCGCGGGGAACGACTTCACGAATCGGCGGGAGAAGACCCGGTAGCCCGAGAGCATGTCGGTGACCTGGGACTGGAACAGCCAGCCGGTGAGCCGATTGAACATCATGTTCCCGGCCTCGTGACCGGGTCGATACGAGGTGGACTCCTGATTGTCCTGACGCACGCCGAGCACATGGTCATACGGCCCAGAGACCAGAGTCTCGATCATCTCGGGCAGATGAGAGGCCTCATAGGTGTCGTCACCGTCGATCATCACGTAGATGTCGGCGTCGATATCGGCGAAGGCGCGCCTGACGACGTTGCCCTTGCCCGGGGAGTTCTCCTTGCGAACGATCGCGCCCGCCTCGGCGGCTCTCTGCGAGGTCCGGTCATTGGAGCAGTTGTCATAGACGTAGACGATGATTCCCGGCACGGCCGCTTTGAGATCACGGACCACCTTCGCCACCGTGATCTCCTCATTGTGGCAGGGCACGATCGCAGCGATCCTGGTGGTGTCCTCGAGCATGCGGTGATCCCCTCGTCGTTCTCGTCCGACCGCGCTACCGAAGCAGCAGGCGACCATGACCCTCAGCTACCCAGGGATACGGGCGCGAAGTGACGATGAGGTTACGAGAACGCGAACTGCGCCGGTCCTTCCTCGCGGCTTCCGCCACTGTTCACACTCCCGTCATCTCCCTCGCCGAGGTGGAGCGTCAGTCCTGCGACAAGTCGACCTTCAATGCTTCAAGAAGCTTGTAGACTGTCGAGGACGGATTGTCGTCGGGGAAGTCAGTGCCGTCATTGCGATGTCGCTTCTCGAGAGATTTAGCTCGACGCACAGCTTCAGTCCGGCGATTCATATAGTCTGCAGCAGCCAAATGCTTGCCGTCGGACTGATCAATAGCGTTGCGCATGCTGATCGCCTGATCGGTCTCTAAGAATGCTGTCTGCGTCGCATGGTGCAAGACCAGCCACAGTTCGAAACACGGATTGCTGACGGCTGTTGCGACACCGTTGTCACGGGCTTAGGTCATTGCACCCTTTAGGTTGGGGTGGGGAACGGGACTTTCAACGTCAAAGACGCACCAGTATTGATCGATGTCCAAATCATTGCGCCGTTTGTCTTCACAGGCTGAATCGACAAGCGTGGACGGGACCGCACCGGTCTCCTCGATCAGAACCTCGACCGCAGTCCTCTCTGCCGACTCCGGCAACCTACTCAGCGCAGATATGTACTCTGGCTCAGTCGCTGCACCCTCCACGTAGATCCGAAACGTCGCGCGAACGGCCTTCGTCTCGGTTGTGCGCTTCAGCGACTTCTTTTTGTCTCGACGTGTTCGAGCGCTCATCCGATCAGCCCCAGCTCACGCAGAACTTCCGGTCGCGACACATCCGGCAACGCGCCGAATCGACCACTGAGATATCCCGCCTCGATGTTGCGCGATCGACGGACGCTTTCGCCGGCATAGTCCGCGAGTGCACCAAACCTCGTTGCTCCGTCCGGCCCTTTCTCCGTCAACCGGATCTCATCGCGATTGAGCCGGTTGAGCAGGTTGGTGTCGTGCGCGGTGAAGATCAGCTGCGCATTATTGGGATTCGAAGAGGGGTCTTGGAAGAACTTCACCAATTGAGCAGTCAAGATCGGATGAAGACTCGAATCAATCTCATCAAAGAGAACAACAGAGCCGTTCTCGATCGCGACCAAGATCGGACCAATCAGGTTGAACCACTCGCGGGTGCCCGCTGATTCAGCAGCGAATTCAAATGCCACTCTCTCCCCCGAGATCTCGTGGACGAGTTGAGCATTCTTACGTGCACCTCCCGTGCTGACCCTGCCTGCACGAATCGCTGGGCCCTTCGCAATTTCAACATCAGATATTCCCAGATCGGCCATCTTCAGCAAGGTCAATGCGTTGTGGCGGCGTTCTGCTCTGCCCCTGACTTTCAACTTCTCTTCGCCATCGAACATCGTGTCCAAGTCAGCATCATCGAAGGCATCGAACAGATCCATTTGCTGATCAGCTGCACCGTCGAACAAGCTCAGTGTCGACTGGCGTTCCAGTTCAGGCAGTCTCGAGGTTCCTTCGAACTGTTTGCCCAACGGGGTCATCTTCAGCAGCTCGTGAGTGAAACCAGAAGTATGAGGTTCGTCAAAACGACGCATAATCGACAGCGCCAAAGTCCTGTCGGTCAAGAGCGCACGAGTTCCCGACAGCTCGCCGAGGCCCCTCTGCAGTGTCAGTTCGTTCCCTTCGCGTTCGAACAGTTTCCGCCGTCGGCCCGCAGGATAGTGATAGAGCGCCTCAAAGCTGACACTATGTCGACCGATGTCGAGGTAGTAGTCGAAGCGAATACCGGACACAGTCATCTCGATGACGAACGATGAGTCGCTGTCCTTCGCATCACCGAACAAGAACGGCTCGACTGGGATCTCCTCATCCCACGACCGCAACGAGGTTCTCACAGCATCACTGACCCACAACATTGCGGCCAGAATGTTGGATTTGCCCGAAGCGTTGGGGCCGAAGACACCCGCCGCCGGCACCAGGGAAGCAGGGAGATTCGTTTGTGCTCTCGTTATCGGCCGCTCATCATCTACCGCAACCATGGAAAGTTCCGCTAGCTCTCGCATGGAGCGGAAATTTTCCACTTCAAACCTAATCAGCATGCCATCTCCCTACGTTTTAAGTGCATTTTTCGTCGTAGATTGCCGAAATCGGAATATTAAATGCGCCTACGAATAGAATACCCCGCGAAACGACCACTAGCAGCACTTCGCTCTGAGAATCGCTTCCCCGTGCCGAGTTGTGGGCGATTTGTGCTGATTCAGCGATGAAATTCAGCACAAAACGCCCACTCTTCCAGGACCTCGCTGCCACTCCACCGCACCGTGCCACTGACCGGGCGACCCCCGAATCCGCGTGTTCTTGGTCACGAACGGCCAGTTGTGCGTCTTTTTATGACGCCCGTGCCCGAAGCAGAGCGGCCGCCTTGGCATGCTGAATCATCGGCACTACTGGACCGTAGGTTCATGCTGCCGATTCCCATCCCCCACCCACGCGAGGAGACGCCTGTGATCGAGCTGGCCAGTCTGCGGAAGACCTTCGGAGACACCGTCGCTCTCGAGGAGATCGATCTGTCGGTCCCCGCCGGAGAGATCCATGGCATCGTCGGCCGTTCCGGTGCCGGCAAATCCACACTCATCAGGTGTCTGACAGGACTCGAACGTCCGAGCTCCGGCACGGTCTCCATCGACGGCACCGACATCACCGACCAGTCCGGTTCAGGACTGCGCGAGGCCCGCCGCTCCATCGGCATGGTCTTCCAGCACGTGAACCTCCTCGATTCGCGCACCGCCCTGCACAATGTGGCCCATCCCCTCCAGATCGCCGGAGTCTCCAAGGCCGAACGCCTGGCCAAGGCCCGTGAACTGCTCGAGATCGTCGGCCTCGGCGACCGTGCCGACAACTACCCCGCCCAGCTCTCCGGCGGACAGAAGCAGCGCGTGGGCATTGCCCGGGCACTGGCTGCCGAACCCAAGGTTCTGCTGTGTGATGAGCCCACCTCGGCGCTGGATGCGACCACCACGGATCAGATCCTGGGCCTCATCCGCTCCCTGCGCGATCGCCTGGGCATCACCGTCCTCATCATCACCCACGAGATGTCGGTCATCCGCGAAATCTGCGACTCGGTGACACTGCTCGCCGATGGTCGCGTGGCCAAGACCGGCAAACTCGCCGAGGTGATCTCCGAGCCCGGCTCGACCCTGGCCAAGGATCTCGTCCCCCTTCCACCCATCGGTCTCGACGACAAAAGTTCAGCTGAGGGTTCAGAAGTCAGGGCGACCCGCCTTGTTGAGGTCTCCCTGGCCGGGACCAGCCTGCCGACGGTGCTCACCAGCGCACAGGCTGTGGGGGTCGGCGCCGATTCGATCCTCGCCGGCGCCGTCGAAACCATCGAAGGAAAGCAGGTCGGGCGCATCCGCTTCACGGTTGCCTCTGCTGCCGCGTCGAAGGAGCTCATCACCGCTCTGGAAGCCGAAGGAATCTATGCGGAGGAGGCAGCCTGATGGACGATCCAACATGGTTCGACAACCCGGCGATCACGCAGCAGATGCTGCCCGCGACCATCGAAACCCTGCTCATGACAGCCTGGTCGACTGGCCTGGCCGTACTCATCGGCCTGCCCCTGGGAATCTGGCTGTTCACCAGCTCGAAGGGCGGACTCACCGCACGTCCCGTGCTCTACCGGGTGCTGTCGATCATCGTCGACATCACGCGCTCGATCCCCTTCATCATCCTCATCATCGCCCTCATTCCCTTCGCCCGCTTCGTGGTGGGCTCAGCCCTAGGGTGGCAGGCGACTGTGGTGTCGCTGACCATCGGGGCGATCCCCTTCTATGCCCGCCTCG
Coding sequences within it:
- a CDS encoding glycosyltransferase, encoding MLEDTTRIAAIVPCHNEEITVAKVVRDLKAAVPGIIVYVYDNCSNDRTSQRAAEAGAIVRKENSPGKGNVVRRAFADIDADIYVMIDGDDTYEASHLPEMIETLVSGPYDHVLGVRQDNQESTSYRPGHEAGNMMFNRLTGWLFQSQVTDMLSGYRVFSRRFVKSFPAISKRFEIETELTVHMMSLRLPSTEVPIDFRDRPDGSESKLSTFKDGFRILGLISALVRHERPRLFYGVITTILALASLLFGLPVVWEFWQTGLVPRFPTAILATALMGLAFLLGSVGLTLDGLRRARRETSRLAYLGLPAVSVPEAGASELDLPRQTVRQSSAARTPLAS
- a CDS encoding glucosyltransferase domain-containing protein, which encodes MTAPKPTKLRSFFASAIAWDAFLALLTLVPAVVFTALFFPGRANVDIGNQYAQATGDIPFSDWHPPVMSAVWRVLISITGAAGSLFVLQVVILALACWALGVIVHRWGAPRWASLLGPAIMATPWVVSQMTTMWKDTQMAVAILLAVVLLIITRFVPKTWLLWIPALVLLVYAFGLRKNAIFAIVPIAVYIGYLLVKRLRSSRRFAKFGGGAGARFAARRGIATAVASLLVLVVLGAGLKATDAAIASQEDVEATGQISQIFLDDVMFSVPNGDLQASDAPAELKDKISTARDKCLEKGEIWDAYWNCYGKGETGEPFSPIAHQEELKDLWVTEVITHPLRYAKYRAAVFSFYFFSSVVEYWPAEWHGAAADVGIEQGDAKADYIVKPYVEDFALDTFPMLFKPWFWTLLAGLLLVFAYRARTRETTSVGARAVKTAGTRTFLPEITMLSTSALFYVFGYFPIVPSNHFRYTFWPALAVTTALLFVLAMWRNRRAQTAQRAATAADAPEPGERTTTSAPGETP
- a CDS encoding methionine ABC transporter permease, which translates into the protein MDDPTWFDNPAITQQMLPATIETLLMTAWSTGLAVLIGLPLGIWLFTSSKGGLTARPVLYRVLSIIVDITRSIPFIILIIALIPFARFVVGSALGWQATVVSLTIGAIPFYARLVENSLREVSEGKVEAALMMGASNGQVVRQVYVPEAKPGLIGAATVTSVTLVSYTAMAGAVGGGGLGALAISYGYQRYQADTMIACIIVLVLIVTLIQFIGDRIARAVDHR
- a CDS encoding AAA family ATPase — protein: MLIRFEVENFRSMRELAELSMVAVDDERPITRAQTNLPASLVPAAGVFGPNASGKSNILAAMLWVSDAVRTSLRSWDEEIPVEPFLFGDAKDSDSSFVIEMTVSGIRFDYYLDIGRHSVSFEALYHYPAGRRRKLFEREGNELTLQRGLGELSGTRALLTDRTLALSIMRRFDEPHTSGFTHELLKMTPLGKQFEGTSRLPELERQSTLSLFDGAADQQMDLFDAFDDADLDTMFDGEEKLKVRGRAERRHNALTLLKMADLGISDVEIAKGPAIRAGRVSTGGARKNAQLVHEISGERVAFEFAAESAGTREWFNLIGPILVAIENGSVVLFDEIDSSLHPILTAQLVKFFQDPSSNPNNAQLIFTAHDTNLLNRLNRDEIRLTEKGPDGATRFGALADYAGESVRRSRNIEAGYLSGRFGALPDVSRPEVLRELGLIG
- a CDS encoding methionine ABC transporter ATP-binding protein codes for the protein MIELASLRKTFGDTVALEEIDLSVPAGEIHGIVGRSGAGKSTLIRCLTGLERPSSGTVSIDGTDITDQSGSGLREARRSIGMVFQHVNLLDSRTALHNVAHPLQIAGVSKAERLAKARELLEIVGLGDRADNYPAQLSGGQKQRVGIARALAAEPKVLLCDEPTSALDATTTDQILGLIRSLRDRLGITVLIITHEMSVIREICDSVTLLADGRVAKTGKLAEVISEPGSTLAKDLVPLPPIGLDDKSSAEGSEVRATRLVEVSLAGTSLPTVLTSAQAVGVGADSILAGAVETIEGKQVGRIRFTVASAAASKELITALEAEGIYAEEAA
- a CDS encoding GtrA family protein, giving the protein MKESLSARVRRLAAEAFKFLTVGGLGYIVDVGLSNVLAYGLGSIPPLLEGSPIKAKIVSTIISMAVVWMGNRLWTYGDRTTGSNLRGISLFIAVNMAGMIITVIPLGVTWYLLDMRDQLTYNISTNIIGVGLAMIFRFYAYRTWVFKEASPDAEVVVEMEEPSTVPDDRD